Proteins found in one Arachis stenosperma cultivar V10309 chromosome 8, arast.V10309.gnm1.PFL2, whole genome shotgun sequence genomic segment:
- the LOC130946037 gene encoding uncharacterized protein LOC130946037 produces MSTRGRGRGRGRGRTGTVTPVPTWTDPVDFMAALGNMAAAMQATAEALGNQINQGNHGNNNDEDGPMTLATFLKVHPPTFRGTSNPTDADNWIQAMERALQAQQVPEEQWVEFGTYQLQGEAQYWWQGTRRILQPDGAAIPWEVFRTEFYKKYFPNSAINAKELELMQLKQGQMTVAEYTSKFEELCRFSRICQGAPEDFAEWKCIKYEGGLRSDILSFVAPMEIRVFSELVNKSRVAEDCVRKAAAEKGSLRMPFQRPSGRNFAPRGRNFKRGGFVPQQTQGQDWDLEYAIPVDSLGI; encoded by the exons ATGTCGACTCGCGGACGCGGTCGCGGGCGAGGTAGAGGTAGGACAGGCACCGTTACTCCTGTACCCACATGGACTGATCCAGTAGACTTTATGGCTGCCCTGGGAAATATGGCTGCAGCTATGCAGGCAACAGCTGAGGCACTGGGTAATCAGATAAATCAGGGTAATCATGGGAATAATAATGATGAGGACGGTCCTATGACACTTGCTACATTTCTAAAAGTTCATCCTCCAACCTTCAGGGGAACCTCAAATCCCACTGATGCAGATAATTGGATTCAGGCTATGGAAAGGGCATTACAGGCACAACAGGTTCCTGAAGAGCAATGGGTTGAATTTGGAACTTATCAGTTGCAAGGTGAAGCTCAGTATTGGTGGCAGGGAACACGACGTATCCTGCAGCCTGATGGTGCTGCGATTCCTTGGGAGGTTTTCCGGACagagttctataagaaataCTTTCCTAATTCAGCTATAAATGCCAAGGAACTTGAATTAATGCAGTTAAAGCAGGGACAGATGACTGTTGCTGAGTATACCAGTAAATTTGAGGAGTTATGTCGCTTTTCTCGTATCTGTCAAGGTGCGCCTGAAGATTTTGCtgaatggaagtgtattaaaTATGAGGGAGGTCTTCGGAGCGATATTCTGAGCTTCGTTGCCCCAATGGAGATTAGGGTGTTTTCTGAATTGGTGAATAAGAGTAGGGTGGCTGAGGATTGTGTGAGGAAGGCGGCAGCAGAGAAAGGGAGTTTGAGGATGCCTTTTCAGAGGCCTTCAGGGAGGAACTTTGCTCCGAGAGGTAGGAATTTCAAGCGTGGAGGCTTTGTTCCACAGCAGACTCAGGGTCAGG ACTGGGACTTGGAGTATGCTATTCCTGTGGACAGCCTGGGCATATAG